A genome region from Jeongeupia sp. HS-3 includes the following:
- a CDS encoding HPr family phosphocarrier protein: MPVQDVLIVNKLGLHARASSKFTQLASRFQCEVWITRNQRRVNAKSIMGVMMLAAAKGSTVTLETSNGPDEIEAMTALTALIADKFGEGE, encoded by the coding sequence ATGCCGGTTCAGGACGTGCTCATCGTCAACAAACTTGGGCTGCATGCCCGTGCTTCCAGCAAGTTCACCCAGCTTGCCAGCCGTTTTCAATGCGAAGTCTGGATTACCCGCAACCAGCGCCGCGTCAACGCCAAGTCCATCATGGGCGTGATGATGCTCGCCGCCGCCAAAGGCAGCACCGTCACGCTGGAAACCAGTAACGGCCCCGACGAGATCGAAGCCATGACCGCGCTGACCGCGCTGATCGCCGACAAGTTCGGCGAGGGCGAATAA
- a CDS encoding MarC family NAAT transporter, translating into MLHWQFFFGALVSLITMTNPLSKIPMFISLTQNMSEPRRQHQAVRASVIAFLIMTVCLIAGNIILALFGISYGALRVAGGIVIGLLGYRMLYHLQDPGMAPKGAGTRNRNDYAFFPLAMPAIAGPGTIAVVIGLSTEIIEKPTLTTKALAFALTLAAIGVSSLVMWLTLRSSTMISERLGKAGQDVMSRLMGFVLICIGIQFIGSGIRSFIAGG; encoded by the coding sequence ATGCTGCACTGGCAGTTCTTTTTCGGCGCTCTGGTCAGTCTGATCACGATGACCAATCCGCTCTCGAAAATCCCGATGTTCATCTCGCTGACGCAAAACATGAGCGAGCCGCGCCGGCAGCATCAAGCGGTACGCGCCAGCGTGATCGCCTTCCTGATCATGACCGTGTGCCTGATCGCCGGGAACATCATCCTCGCGCTATTCGGCATTTCCTACGGCGCCTTGCGCGTGGCCGGCGGCATCGTCATCGGCCTCTTGGGCTACCGGATGCTCTATCACCTGCAAGACCCGGGCATGGCCCCCAAAGGCGCCGGAACCCGCAACCGCAACGACTATGCCTTCTTCCCGCTGGCGATGCCGGCGATCGCCGGGCCGGGGACGATTGCCGTGGTGATCGGCCTGTCGACCGAGATCATCGAAAAGCCGACCCTCACCACCAAAGCCCTCGCTTTTGCGCTGACGCTGGCGGCGATCGGGGTATCCAGCCTGGTGATGTGGCTGACGCTGCGCTCGTCGACCATGATCAGCGAACGGCTCGGCAAGGCCGGGCAGGACGTAATGTCACGGCTGATGGGCTTTGTGCTAATCTGCATCGGCATCCAGTTCATTGGTTCGGGGATACGCAGCTTCATCGCCGGCGGATAA
- a CDS encoding lipid A biosynthesis lauroyl acyltransferase (Acylates the intermediate (KDO)2-lipid IVA to form (KDO)2-(lauroyl)-lipid IVA), with translation MSEPTSWQTLSPSAKLLAVPFWLLRWLPMPLLRLLGGALGFLLYWLMPGRRKIGLTNLRLCFPAWPESRRRATLRTHYRVFCSCILVYGKLWFGPEKLVRQLVRREGYAHYLAVKDRPVILLAPHFLGLDYGGILHTADHWGASVYTSTHENPFDQLLHLGRSRFGAPLLIRRTDGIRPIVKALKQGAPLYYLPDQDLGRKESIFVPFFGIQTATVPALARLAQLGKAVVVPMVTTLEGNHFVTRYYPAWDDFPSDDVEADTLRMNAFIEERVRDVPAQYFWLHRRFKTRPLGEADLYGRKGPQD, from the coding sequence ATGAGCGAGCCGACAAGCTGGCAGACCTTGTCGCCGTCGGCCAAGCTGCTGGCGGTGCCGTTCTGGCTGCTGCGCTGGCTACCGATGCCGCTGCTGCGGCTGTTGGGCGGCGCGCTGGGCTTCTTGCTGTATTGGCTGATGCCGGGCCGCCGCAAGATCGGGCTGACCAATCTGCGGCTGTGCTTCCCCGCCTGGCCGGAATCGCGCCGTCGCGCTACGCTGCGCACCCATTACCGGGTGTTTTGCAGCTGTATTCTGGTCTACGGCAAATTGTGGTTCGGCCCGGAAAAACTGGTGCGCCAGTTGGTGCGGCGCGAGGGCTACGCGCATTATCTGGCGGTGAAAGACCGGCCGGTGATCCTGCTGGCACCGCACTTTCTCGGCCTCGACTACGGCGGCATCCTGCATACCGCCGACCATTGGGGTGCGAGCGTCTATACGTCGACGCACGAAAATCCGTTCGACCAGTTGTTGCACCTCGGCCGCTCGCGCTTTGGCGCACCCTTGCTGATTCGCCGCACCGACGGCATCCGGCCCATCGTCAAGGCGCTGAAGCAGGGCGCACCGCTGTATTACCTGCCGGATCAGGATCTGGGGCGCAAGGAGTCGATCTTCGTGCCTTTCTTCGGCATCCAGACCGCGACCGTGCCGGCGCTGGCGCGGCTGGCGCAACTCGGTAAGGCCGTCGTCGTACCGATGGTGACGACGCTGGAAGGCAATCATTTCGTCACCCGCTACTACCCGGCGTGGGACGATTTCCCGAGTGACGATGTCGAAGCCGACACCTTGCGGATGAATGCCTTCATCGAGGAGCGGGTACGTGATGTGCCGGCGCAGTACTTCTGGCTGCACCGGCGTTTCAAGACCCGGCCCTTGGGCGAGGCTGATCTCTATGGCCGCAAGGGCCCGCAGGACTGA
- a CDS encoding acyltransferase family protein: MASTFFFVISGFLITSIILPQISNGTYSSLDFYLRRGKRILPVLFIVLIATMLFGFIATGIPGDLREISSVGLSSALFSSNLYLPYKLGGYFDTISNQKPLLHTWSLSVEEQFYIFWPLALLFMKRHLREDYIFRGIIALFILSFPFSIYLSFSSSANATWGYFSLPTRAWELAIGAGLAFLPSVKDTSSRHFYAYLGVILIIGSICLISHSSPFPGPHAIWPCLGAALLVYAGSAPGLARTSIDRLLQSKVMTAVGRRSYGLYLWHWPILSYMRYLLDIETLPVTWIISSIIATIILSELSYRLIEQPLRKKSISFKDMFRYYYLAPLFIIVSIHTVTSLASRKPIIADALGLVSNQSTTPYSNQCSGEDTIGPRCHFSSAGDTKKDILVVGDSHAGHLTGFLNQLQPVLDKSIDIYFNNSCLTLLSTTVNNLTAPESAKSACLRQNEYFADHFKEYKTVILSHRWMGYDWSESREDQLRQTLTTLSKSNVHVIIFGDIPNYDNDQLRTALAYTRLGLPLKSTPDFIYKTRNAYLQRIAQSIPNVSYFDFDSILCANDHCSPIIDNKIIYSDRHHLSETGAEIIAKKMLQPKYLDVLKSLVSQ, from the coding sequence TTGGCGTCGACGTTTTTTTTTGTAATTTCAGGCTTCCTCATTACATCAATCATTCTCCCGCAGATCAGCAATGGCACTTACTCATCACTTGATTTTTATTTACGTCGCGGCAAACGGATACTGCCTGTTCTATTTATAGTCCTCATCGCGACCATGCTTTTCGGGTTTATTGCCACCGGCATCCCCGGAGATCTCAGGGAAATTTCATCGGTTGGCTTATCGTCCGCGCTCTTCAGCAGCAATCTCTACTTGCCATATAAACTCGGCGGCTATTTTGACACAATTAGCAATCAAAAGCCGTTACTGCACACATGGTCGCTCTCTGTCGAAGAGCAATTTTATATTTTCTGGCCACTCGCATTACTATTCATGAAACGCCACCTCCGGGAAGATTACATATTCCGGGGAATCATTGCGCTCTTCATACTGTCATTTCCTTTTTCAATCTATTTATCATTCAGCTCCAGCGCCAATGCAACATGGGGCTATTTCTCCTTGCCAACACGCGCATGGGAGTTGGCAATTGGTGCCGGCCTCGCATTTCTTCCTTCGGTGAAAGATACCTCTAGCCGCCACTTTTATGCTTATCTTGGCGTCATTCTCATCATCGGCTCGATCTGTTTGATATCTCATTCCTCACCGTTTCCCGGCCCACATGCAATCTGGCCATGCCTGGGTGCGGCACTGCTTGTCTATGCCGGGTCGGCACCCGGACTTGCCCGAACTAGCATTGATCGACTCCTTCAGTCCAAAGTAATGACCGCCGTCGGCAGGCGTTCTTATGGTCTCTACCTGTGGCACTGGCCAATACTTTCCTATATGCGGTATTTGCTCGATATCGAAACACTGCCCGTCACGTGGATTATTTCATCCATTATTGCAACGATCATACTGAGTGAACTCAGTTACCGTCTCATCGAGCAACCACTCAGAAAAAAAAGCATCTCGTTCAAAGACATGTTCAGATATTACTATCTGGCACCGCTTTTCATCATCGTTTCCATTCATACGGTCACCTCTCTCGCCTCAAGAAAACCCATTATTGCGGATGCATTGGGCCTGGTTTCAAATCAATCGACCACCCCATATTCAAATCAATGCAGTGGCGAAGATACGATTGGGCCACGCTGTCATTTTTCCTCTGCAGGAGATACGAAGAAAGACATTCTGGTCGTGGGTGATTCACACGCTGGCCATTTGACAGGCTTCCTCAACCAACTACAACCTGTGCTCGACAAATCCATCGACATCTACTTTAACAACAGCTGCCTCACTCTCCTGTCGACCACCGTCAACAACTTGACCGCACCTGAAAGTGCAAAATCAGCATGCCTGCGGCAAAATGAATACTTTGCAGATCATTTCAAAGAATACAAAACTGTTATATTGTCTCATCGCTGGATGGGGTATGACTGGTCTGAGAGCCGGGAAGATCAACTTCGACAAACATTGACAACGCTGTCTAAAAGCAACGTACACGTCATCATTTTTGGCGACATACCAAACTATGACAATGATCAGCTAAGAACAGCATTGGCTTATACCCGACTTGGGCTGCCTTTAAAATCAACGCCAGATTTTATCTATAAAACGAGGAATGCTTATCTTCAGCGAATCGCACAAAGCATTCCGAATGTTAGCTACTTTGATTTTGATTCAATTTTGTGCGCGAACGATCATTGCTCTCCAATAATTGACAATAAAATTATTTATTCAGACAGGCATCATCTTAGCGAGACTGGCGCAGAAATCATTGCCAAGAAAATGCTTCAACCCAAATACTTGGACGTATTGAAATCACTCGTTTCGCAGTAA
- a CDS encoding FAD:protein FMN transferase, translating into MRRLLGLIIAAASLLLAGCGADPLYKQEGYVFGTRVEVSIWGLPQQDAARHVAVILADLDRLNAKLHAWQPSDITRLNAHFGRNESGNADTELIALLKQAKDYEARSDGLFNPAIGGLVTAWGFHRDTFSPVTPDPVTLAILLERKPSLADVEFGDGGVVSSRNPAVNIDLGGFAKGWALDREAAYLRKNRVYNALLNIGGNVLALGKKGNEPWTIGLQHPRQPQAMATLALRDGEAIGTSGDYQRYFIKDGRRYSHLIDPRSGSPAQTMEAATVLAPPSREAGAISDAATKPVFIGGIGHARHYAQRFGISEVLIVANDGSVYITPALQSRLKWLIQPPHLYRLH; encoded by the coding sequence ATGCGCCGGCTGCTTGGCCTGATCATCGCCGCCGCCAGCCTGCTGCTCGCCGGCTGCGGCGCTGATCCGCTCTACAAGCAGGAAGGCTATGTGTTCGGTACCCGGGTCGAGGTGTCGATCTGGGGACTGCCACAGCAGGATGCGGCCAGGCACGTCGCGGTGATCCTGGCCGATCTGGATAGGCTCAATGCCAAGTTGCACGCGTGGCAACCATCGGACATCACCCGGCTCAACGCCCATTTCGGCCGCAATGAATCCGGCAATGCCGACACCGAACTGATCGCACTGCTCAAGCAAGCCAAGGATTACGAAGCACGCTCGGACGGGCTGTTCAACCCGGCCATCGGTGGCCTGGTGACCGCCTGGGGCTTTCACCGCGACACCTTCTCGCCGGTCACGCCCGATCCGGTCACGCTCGCCATCCTGCTCGAGCGCAAGCCGTCGCTCGCCGATGTCGAATTCGGCGACGGCGGCGTGGTCAGCAGCCGCAATCCGGCGGTGAATATCGATCTGGGCGGTTTCGCCAAGGGCTGGGCGCTCGATCGCGAAGCGGCCTATCTGCGCAAGAACCGCGTCTACAACGCGCTGCTCAACATCGGCGGCAACGTGCTCGCGCTCGGCAAAAAAGGCAACGAGCCGTGGACCATCGGCCTGCAGCACCCGCGCCAGCCACAAGCGATGGCGACACTGGCGCTGCGCGACGGCGAGGCCATCGGCACTTCGGGCGACTACCAGCGCTACTTCATCAAGGACGGCCGCCGCTACAGTCATCTGATCGATCCGCGTTCTGGGTCACCGGCGCAGACGATGGAGGCCGCCACCGTGCTGGCGCCACCGTCACGCGAAGCCGGTGCGATCTCCGATGCGGCGACCAAACCGGTGTTCATCGGCGGCATCGGTCACGCGCGCCACTACGCGCAGCGCTTCGGTATCAGCGAAGTGCTGATCGTCGCCAACGACGGCAGCGTTTACATCACGCCGGCGCTGCAGTCGCGGCTGAAATGGCTGATCCAGCCGCCGCATTTATACCGCTTGCATTAG
- a CDS encoding PTS sugar transporter subunit IIA, with protein MIGIIIVTHVTLGDALYACAQHIMGRPLPNLAQLAVSKADDPDTVVLRARELIEQLDDGAGVLLLTDIYGGTPSNVANRLIIPGRIEAVAGVNLPMLVRALTYCHQPLEVVVSKAITGGLEGVLYMLPESH; from the coding sequence ATGATCGGCATCATCATCGTGACTCACGTGACGCTCGGCGACGCCCTGTACGCCTGCGCCCAGCACATCATGGGGCGACCGCTGCCCAATCTGGCCCAGCTCGCCGTCAGCAAGGCAGACGATCCGGATACCGTTGTGCTGCGCGCACGGGAACTCATCGAGCAACTCGATGACGGCGCCGGCGTCTTGCTGCTCACCGACATTTACGGCGGCACGCCGTCCAACGTCGCCAACCGGCTGATCATCCCCGGCCGGATCGAGGCCGTTGCCGGCGTCAACCTGCCGATGCTGGTTCGCGCACTGACGTACTGCCATCAACCGCTCGAAGTCGTCGTCAGCAAGGCGATTACCGGCGGACTCGAGGGCGTGCTCTACATGCTGCCCGAATCGCACTGA
- the ptsP gene encoding phosphoenolpyruvate--protein phosphotransferase, translating to MSLTLHGIGIGGGIAIGHAHLMSHTDIEIAQYLLDDAQVPAELIRFDDAIRLTRKELEMLWGSIPENAPTELGAFLSLHLMLLNDHTLSKEPRELIETQRCNAEWALKQQLDTLLAQFDEIEEEYLRERRSDVIQVAERIFKALAGHDPAAHLPAAQAHDSVLVAHDLSPADMVLFKDTSYVAFVTDAGGPTSHTAILARSLDLPSVLALRHARGLIREGEMIIVDGVNGFVIVDPDELILVEYRARQLEWLQKQSALQDIRASVPVTRDGVEVELFANIELPDDTGLALTNGATGIGLFRSEFLFLKEDALPSEEEQFEAYKAVALNMAGMPVIIRSVDLGKDKIATWQEDTDAPNPALGLTGIRLCMAEPSMFRTQLRAILRASAFGKIKLLIPMISTIAEVKQTRRHLEEVKAVLRAEGVAFDHDIMLGGMIEVPAAALTVGGLLKHLDFISIGTNDLIQYSLAVDRNDDTVSHLYDPLHPAVVKLLSLIIDTANAVGKPVSMCGEMAGDPQLTRMLLGLGLRRFSMLPAQLLKVKQQVLGTDVAKLAPLIEAMCETSDSDELRALAAQLDA from the coding sequence ATGAGCCTCACGCTTCACGGCATCGGCATCGGCGGCGGCATCGCGATTGGCCATGCCCACCTGATGTCGCACACCGACATCGAAATTGCCCAGTATCTGCTCGACGATGCCCAGGTGCCCGCCGAGCTGATCCGCTTCGACGACGCGATCCGCCTCACCCGCAAAGAGCTGGAGATGCTCTGGGGCAGCATTCCCGAAAACGCGCCGACCGAGCTGGGTGCTTTTCTATCGCTGCACCTGATGCTGCTCAACGATCACACGCTCTCCAAAGAGCCGCGTGAGCTGATCGAAACGCAACGCTGCAACGCCGAATGGGCGCTGAAGCAGCAGCTCGACACCCTGCTGGCGCAATTCGACGAGATCGAAGAGGAATACCTGCGCGAGCGTCGCAGCGACGTAATCCAGGTCGCCGAGCGCATCTTCAAGGCGCTCGCTGGTCACGATCCGGCCGCGCACTTGCCGGCTGCGCAAGCGCACGACAGTGTTCTGGTCGCACACGATCTGTCGCCTGCCGATATGGTGCTGTTCAAGGACACGAGCTATGTGGCGTTTGTCACCGACGCCGGCGGCCCGACCTCGCACACCGCCATCCTCGCCCGCAGTCTCGATCTGCCCTCGGTACTCGCGCTGCGGCATGCACGCGGGCTGATTCGCGAAGGCGAAATGATCATCGTCGACGGCGTCAACGGCTTCGTGATCGTCGATCCGGACGAGCTGATCCTCGTCGAGTACCGCGCGCGCCAGCTGGAATGGCTGCAGAAGCAGTCGGCGCTGCAGGATATCCGCGCCAGCGTGCCGGTGACGCGTGATGGCGTCGAGGTCGAGCTGTTCGCCAATATCGAACTGCCCGACGACACCGGACTGGCGCTGACCAACGGCGCTACCGGCATCGGCCTGTTCCGCTCCGAATTCCTCTTCCTCAAGGAAGACGCGCTGCCCAGCGAAGAGGAGCAGTTCGAGGCCTACAAGGCCGTTGCGCTGAACATGGCCGGCATGCCGGTCATCATCCGCAGCGTCGACCTTGGCAAGGACAAGATCGCCACCTGGCAGGAAGACACCGATGCACCGAATCCGGCGCTCGGCCTGACCGGCATCCGCCTGTGCATGGCCGAACCGTCGATGTTCCGCACCCAGTTACGCGCCATCCTGCGGGCGTCGGCGTTCGGCAAGATCAAGCTGCTGATTCCGATGATTTCAACCATCGCCGAAGTCAAACAGACGCGCCGTCATCTTGAAGAAGTGAAGGCCGTGCTGCGCGCCGAGGGCGTCGCCTTCGATCACGACATCATGCTGGGCGGCATGATCGAAGTGCCGGCCGCGGCGCTGACCGTCGGCGGCCTGCTCAAGCATCTGGATTTCATCTCGATCGGCACCAACGATCTGATCCAGTATTCGCTCGCGGTCGATCGCAACGATGACACCGTCTCGCACCTGTACGACCCGCTGCACCCGGCCGTGGTCAAACTGCTGTCGCTGATCATCGACACCGCCAACGCCGTCGGCAAACCGGTATCGATGTGCGGCGAAATGGCCGGTGATCCGCAACTGACGCGCATGTTGCTCGGTCTCGGGCTGCGGCGCTTCTCGATGCTGCCGGCGCAACTGCTGAAAGTGAAGCAACAGGTGCTCGGCACCGATGTCGCCAAACTGGCACCGCTGATCGAAGCAATGTGCGAGACCAGCGACTCGGACGAGCTGCGCGCGCTCGCCGCCCAGCTGGACGCCTGA
- the metK gene encoding methionine adenosyltransferase, protein MKEFLFTSESVSEGHPDKVADQISDSILDAILTQDKNARVAAETLVNTGLVVLAGEITTTANIDYIQIARDTIKRIGYDHSDIGFDYKTCAVLVAYDKQSPDIAQGVDEGAGLDLDQGAGDQGLMFGYACDETSQLMPASIYYAHRLVQRQSELRKDGRLPWLRPDAKSQVTLKYDADTGHVIGVDTIVLSTQHHPDVSHAQLSEAVIEEIIKPVMPSEWLQNPKFLVNPTGRFVIGGPMGDCGLTGRKIIVDTYGGAAPHGGGAFSGKDPSKVDRSAAYAGRYVAKNIVAAGIAKQCMVQVSYAIGVSKPVSIMVDTWGTSKLSNEQIVKLIERHFDLRPKGIVQMLDLLRPVYTRTAAYGHFGREEPDFTWERTDKAEALRADAGL, encoded by the coding sequence ATGAAAGAATTCCTGTTTACATCCGAGTCGGTCTCTGAAGGCCATCCAGACAAGGTCGCCGACCAGATTTCGGACTCGATTCTCGACGCCATCCTGACCCAGGACAAAAACGCCCGCGTCGCCGCCGAAACGCTGGTCAATACCGGCCTGGTCGTCCTCGCCGGCGAGATCACCACGACCGCCAATATCGACTACATCCAGATCGCCCGCGACACGATCAAGCGCATCGGCTACGACCACAGCGACATCGGCTTCGACTACAAGACCTGCGCGGTACTGGTGGCCTACGACAAGCAAAGCCCGGACATCGCCCAGGGCGTTGACGAAGGCGCGGGCCTGGATCTGGATCAGGGCGCCGGCGACCAGGGCCTGATGTTCGGTTATGCCTGCGATGAAACCTCGCAACTGATGCCGGCATCGATTTATTATGCGCACCGTCTGGTGCAGCGCCAGTCCGAACTGCGCAAGGACGGCCGCCTGCCGTGGCTGCGTCCGGACGCCAAATCGCAGGTCACGCTCAAGTACGATGCCGATACCGGCCACGTCATCGGCGTCGACACCATCGTGCTGTCGACCCAGCACCACCCGGATGTCTCGCACGCGCAGCTCTCGGAAGCGGTGATCGAAGAAATCATCAAGCCGGTCATGCCGTCCGAATGGCTGCAAAATCCGAAGTTCCTCGTCAACCCGACCGGCCGTTTCGTCATCGGCGGCCCGATGGGCGATTGCGGTCTGACCGGCCGCAAGATCATCGTCGATACCTACGGCGGCGCAGCACCACACGGCGGCGGCGCGTTCTCGGGCAAGGACCCGTCCAAGGTCGATCGCTCGGCCGCGTACGCCGGCCGTTATGTGGCGAAGAACATCGTCGCCGCCGGCATCGCCAAGCAGTGCATGGTGCAGGTGAGCTACGCGATCGGCGTCTCCAAGCCGGTGTCGATCATGGTCGATACCTGGGGCACGTCGAAGTTGTCGAACGAGCAGATCGTCAAGCTGATCGAGCGCCATTTCGACCTGCGCCCGAAGGGCATCGTGCAGATGCTCGACCTGCTGCGCCCGGTCTACACCCGCACCGCCGCCTACGGCCACTTCGGCCGCGAAGAGCCGGACTTCACCTGGGAACGCACCGACAAGGCCGAGGCGCTGCGCGCCGACGCCGGGCTGTAA
- a CDS encoding lysophospholipid acyltransferase family protein — MLLGLLRPFAWLPLWFYHGLGTVMGWLVWMADSTYRQRLAANLRQSGLAKNDADYSRLLRSSIVQHGRAGAEMLVHWLRPAEKVAQLVIERRGWEHVEAALASPKPILFVSPHLGAIEACGAYLVMRMPRQMAALYRPPKISALEPLMLESRNRGNALAAPANAKGVRLLLKTLKAGQTAYMLPDQAPGAGDGVWAPFFGKPAYTMTLLPRLARQFDATVLMCFAERLSWGRGYRMHVEPLPPLSGDPLADASTVNTAVEALVARAPSQYLWSYNRYKRPAGAPGPDEEKA; from the coding sequence ATGTTGCTTGGATTGCTTCGCCCCTTCGCCTGGCTGCCGCTATGGTTTTATCACGGCTTGGGCACCGTCATGGGCTGGCTGGTCTGGATGGCGGATTCGACTTACCGGCAGCGGCTGGCGGCGAATCTGCGCCAGTCCGGACTTGCGAAAAATGACGCCGATTATAGCCGATTGCTGCGCTCAAGTATTGTGCAGCACGGCCGCGCCGGCGCCGAGATGCTGGTGCACTGGCTGCGCCCGGCCGAAAAGGTCGCCCAGCTCGTGATCGAGCGCCGTGGCTGGGAACACGTCGAGGCCGCGCTGGCGAGCCCGAAGCCGATCCTGTTCGTCTCGCCGCACCTTGGCGCGATCGAGGCGTGCGGCGCCTATCTGGTGATGCGGATGCCACGGCAAATGGCGGCGCTGTACCGGCCACCGAAAATCAGCGCGCTCGAACCGCTGATGCTGGAATCGCGCAACCGCGGGAATGCGCTGGCGGCGCCGGCCAATGCCAAGGGGGTGCGGCTGCTGCTGAAAACGCTCAAGGCCGGCCAGACCGCCTATATGCTGCCCGACCAGGCCCCCGGCGCCGGCGATGGCGTATGGGCGCCGTTTTTCGGCAAACCGGCGTACACGATGACCTTGCTGCCTAGATTGGCACGCCAGTTCGACGCCACGGTGCTGATGTGTTTTGCCGAGCGGCTTTCCTGGGGGCGCGGTTACCGGATGCACGTCGAGCCGCTGCCGCCGCTGAGCGGCGATCCGCTCGCCGATGCCAGCACCGTCAATACGGCGGTCGAGGCCCTGGTCGCGCGGGCGCCATCGCAGTATCTGTGGAGCTACAACCGTTACAAGCGCCCGGCCGGTGCGCCCGGGCCTGACGAGGAAAAAGCATGA
- a CDS encoding patatin-like phospholipase family protein — protein sequence MTKANKTALVIGGGAPNMPLMAGALCAMLRQRVEFDVISTSGAGALVGLLYAAPKGKTPIEALAGMVEMGISDSLYRSFPVNFKVFSKPGTLADLFRAGLKQSPFAHLVEGMAEASPAFRLWSDWQQLLWATATPSDLSADSLGLCAHVPFIEDVVDFDAMRSFDKPVYLNAYNVDTHEMAQWRGQDIDVRHFRAALSFPFLYPPMEIDGQHYIEGAALDTLNFKALIGDDASDPDIDTVVVFDVLGADKLLRAPRDLYDAWVMSIITPLTEIAKDDLKLFDLVHNRNADGSQKRALLKVPLLSPDLPAERWAQMFDWSYSNMHTLFRIGFDAGLAFSREHAERLGIRYDDGVAALPDNWTLADVVGDGRRVTRKAETQQASA from the coding sequence ATGACAAAAGCAAACAAGACTGCCCTGGTGATTGGTGGTGGCGCGCCGAATATGCCGCTGATGGCCGGCGCGCTGTGCGCGATGCTGCGGCAACGGGTTGAGTTCGACGTGATTTCGACCTCCGGCGCCGGTGCGCTGGTCGGTCTGCTGTACGCGGCCCCCAAGGGAAAAACGCCAATCGAAGCGCTGGCCGGCATGGTCGAAATGGGGATTTCCGACTCGCTCTACCGCTCGTTTCCGGTCAATTTCAAGGTCTTCAGCAAGCCGGGCACGTTGGCCGACCTGTTCCGCGCCGGGCTGAAGCAATCGCCCTTTGCGCATCTGGTCGAGGGCATGGCCGAAGCCAGCCCGGCTTTCCGGCTATGGAGCGACTGGCAGCAACTGCTGTGGGCGACGGCAACGCCGAGCGACCTGAGTGCCGACAGTCTCGGCCTGTGCGCGCATGTGCCCTTCATCGAGGATGTCGTCGATTTCGACGCCATGCGCAGTTTCGACAAGCCGGTCTACCTCAACGCTTACAACGTCGATACCCACGAAATGGCGCAATGGCGCGGTCAGGATATCGATGTCCGGCATTTCCGCGCCGCGCTGTCCTTCCCCTTCCTGTACCCGCCGATGGAGATCGACGGCCAGCACTATATCGAGGGTGCGGCGCTCGACACGCTGAACTTCAAGGCGCTGATCGGCGACGATGCCAGCGATCCCGATATCGATACCGTGGTGGTGTTCGACGTGCTCGGTGCCGACAAGCTGCTGCGCGCGCCGCGCGATCTGTACGACGCGTGGGTGATGTCGATCATCACGCCGCTGACCGAAATCGCCAAGGACGACCTCAAGCTCTTCGATCTGGTGCACAACCGCAATGCCGACGGCAGCCAGAAGCGCGCGTTGCTGAAGGTGCCGCTGCTGTCGCCTGATCTGCCGGCCGAGCGCTGGGCGCAGATGTTCGACTGGTCGTACTCGAATATGCACACGCTGTTCCGCATCGGTTTCGACGCCGGGCTGGCGTTCAGCCGCGAGCACGCCGAACGACTCGGCATCCGCTACGACGACGGCGTCGCGGCCTTGCCGGACAACTGGACGCTGGCCGACGTGGTCGGCGATGGCCGCCGCGTGACGCGCAAGGCCGAAACGCAGCAGGCGAGCGCGTAG